The DNA window TTCGGGCGCGACGCGAAGGTCTCGAACGCCTCGCGGGGCGTCTGGACGGCCTGCAGGGAGACGATGTCGCGTCCGAGCCAGAAGTTGTTCCACCAGCCACCGAAGACGCGGAACTTGCGCTCGAAGCTCGGCATGGCCAGACCGTGGTAGCCACGGTGGGCGAACCATGCCGGGAGGCCCTTGATCGCGAGGTTGCCCGACTGGAACACGCCGACGCCGATGCCGAGACCGGCGACCGCGCCCATGTTCTTGTGGAAGTAGTTCTTCGGCTCCTCGCCACGGAGGACCGCGGTGATGTTCTTCGCGAGGAGCTTGCCCTGACGCACGGCGTGCTGCGCGTTCGGCACGCAGAACCCGCCGACACCGCCGCCGCTGAGGTCGGGGACGGCGGAGACGTCGCCGGCCGCCCAGGCGCCCTCGACGATGTCGTCGTCGGTGCCCACGCGGAGGTCGGCGCGGGTCTTGATGCGGCCACGCTCCTCGACGGGGAGGTCGCCACCACGGACGACACCCGGGTTCGCCATGACGCCGGCGGTCCAGACGATGAGGTCGGACTCGAACGACTCACCCGTGGAGAGCTCGATCTTGCCATCGACCGCGGACTGCAGCTGCGTGTCGAGGTGCACGAGCGCGCCGCGCTCGGCCAGGTTCTTGAGGACCCAGTGGCTCGTCTCGATCTTGACCTCGGGCATGATGCGCCCCATGGCCTCGATGAGGTGGAAGTGCGTGTCCTCGAAGGAGAGCTGCGGGTAGAACTTCAGCAGCGAGCTGGCGAAGGAACGCAGCTCGGCGAAGACCTCGATACCGGCGAACCCGCCACCGACGACGGTGAACGTGAGCAGGCGGTCGCGCTCGGGACCGGCGGGCAGGTTGGCCGCCTTGTCGAAGTTGGAGAGCACGCGGTCGCGGATCGCGACGGCCTCCTCGATCGTCTTCAGACCGATCGCGGTGTCGGCGACACCCGGGATGGGGAAGGTCCGGGAGACGGCGCCGGCGGTGACGACGATGATGTCGTAGTCGACCTCCCACGGCTCGCCGATCTCCGGCGTGATCGTCGCCTTCTTCTCGGCGTGGTTGATGCCCGTGACCTTGGCGGTGATCACGTTGGTGGACTTCAGGTGACGACGCGGCGAGACGACCGCGTGACGCGGCTCGATGGAACCGGCGGCGACCTCGGGGAGGAACGGCTGGTAGGTCATGTACGGCAGCGGGTCGACCATGGTGACTTCGGCTTCGCCACGGCGAAGCTGCTTCTCGAGCTTCCAGGCGGTGTAGAACCCGGCGTAACCACCACCGACGATCAGAATTTTGGGCACGGCGAACGATCTCCTACGTCAAGACGATTGGTTCAGATCAATGTCTGAGAATATCGGAACAGAGTACTACTTCCGCAGTACCCGCTTGAAATGCCTGGTAGCGCCTATGACACCGAGCGCCACCAGGCTACCAGTTCCGAGCAGGAGCGCCAGCGGCAATGACCCGTAGAGCAGGGTGCTCGGGGTGGGCAGGAAGGGGTTCGCGCGGACCTCGACGGCCTCGCCCTCCGGGATCGCGGGTGGCTGCGGTTCCGGTGTCGGCCGGTGGAACCCGTCGGCCGGATCGGTGTCCTGCGGAGCACGCCGGTAGAGCGTGATCCAGTCGGACAATTGCTCCTCCGGAGACGTCGACGCTGGCCCGACGGTCGCGCTGACCGCCCGCTCGGCGTCGATGAGACCGGCGCCGTAGATCGGACTCTGGGCGGAATCGCCCACCTGCTTCGCCGTGGCGGTCACTCGCTCGATGGCGTCGGCCGCGCTGAGGTCCGGCCACGCCGAGCGCACGAGCGCGACCAGCCCGGAGACGATCGGCGCCGCGCCGCTCGTGCCCTGCCACTGCACGGAGGAACCGGCCGGCGTCACCCCGACGAGCTGCTCGCTCGGCGCGGCGACCGCGATCGTGATGCCCTGGCTCGAGGCGTCGAAGCTCGCCGAGCCCGTCCGGTCCACGCCCGCGACGGTCAGCACCCCGGGGATCGTGGCGGGGGCGCCGACCTCGACCGTCCCGCTCCCCCGGTTGCCCGCCGCGGCGACGACGACCACGTCGTGCGAGAAGGCGTACAGGAACGCGTCGTCCCAACTGGTCGGCCAGTCGAGACTGTTGCGGGTGAGGGACATGTTGATGACGTCCGCACCGTTGTCGACGGCCCACCGGACGGCCGTGGCGATCTGCTCGTCCCAGGGCACGACCGTAGACCCCTCCGAGCCGAACCCGACCGAGATGGAGAGCAGCCGGGCCTCCGGAGCGACGCCGATGACGCCCGCGCCACCCGTCCGGCCGCGGCCCGCGATCATCGACGCGACGAGCGTCCCGTGCTCACTCCCCTCGGACCCAACCGGGGTCCGTCCGTCGGCGCTGCCGAGACCGGAGACGTCGACGCCGCCCGCCACCGCACCGTTCAACTCCGTGGGGCCGTCGGCGATCCCCGTGTCGATGACCGCGACGGTGACCCCGGCGCCCTTCGTCGTCTCCCACGCCGTGGTGAACCCGTAGTCGTCGAGCCAGTACTGCATGTCGCGGACGGTGTCCGCCGAGGCCGGGAGTGCCGGTGCGACGACGAGGATGACTGCCACCAGGGCACCCAGCGCGGGGCGCAGACCACGGAGACCACGCGGACGGCGTCCGTGTCGCTCCCCGACGCTCCCCCGCGTGCGACGTCCGTCGCGTGCGGGGGCTATCCCAGACCCGCCTGGCCGTCCGCGCATGCGCAGACCTCCGGGCTCCACGTCGCACGCTCGAGCGCGAGGTCGCCGATGGGGTTGACGCCCGGGCCGGCCGCGAGGGCGTGGCCGACGAGCGCGTGCAGGCATTTGACCCGGACCGGCATGCCGCCGGCGGAGATCCCGTCGATCTCGGCGACCTCGGCGATGGAGGTGCGGTCGGCGAGGTAGGCGGCGTGAGCGCTCGCGTACCCGCTCCGCAGCTCCTCGTCCTCGGCGAGCAGCTCGGTGTACTCGTTCATGACCTGCGTCGCCTCGAGCGAGGACACCGCGGCGGTGGCCGCAGGATGCGTCAGGTAGTAGAAGGTGGGGAACGGCGTGCCGTCGGCGAGACGCGGTGCCGTGGAGACCACGGTCGGGGCACCGCACACACAGCGTGCGGAGATGCCGACGACGTCCCGTGCCGGGCGTCCGAGTTGCGCCGACACGATCTCGACGTCGCGCTCGGAGACGGGGCCGAAGGGAGGGGTGCTCATGGTTCCATTATCGCCGGGATCACCGACGTCGCTCGACGTCAGCCTCCGGCGGGCGGCGCGGCGGGTGTCGTCTGCGCGGGCGCCGGTGTCTGCGCCGGGTCGGTGGCGTCGGTCGCGGTCGGTGCCGGCGAGTACCCTGTGGCGACGAGCGAGGCCAGCAGTCCGTCGAGCCAGTCCGACTTCGCGTCGACGAGGGTGTCGCTCACCGGGGTCTCGGTCGTGGGCAAGGACGCCGGGTCGACGTCGTTGATGATGATGTAGCTCACCTCGCCGGGCAGCGCGTAGAACAGGCGGTCGCGGGCCTGCGTCATGACGTAGCTCTGGTCGTTCCACCGTTCGCGCTCCGCCTGCTGGGCGTCGACCTTGGCCTGGGTGTCGGCGACCGAGGCCTGCAGGACCGCGATCTGCTGCCGCTGCTCGAGGAAGGTCTTGAGGTTCGGGGCGAGGACGACGACACCGAGGACCAGGATGCCGAGGAGGAGCACGCTGAACCCCGAGAGGCGGAGGCTCCGCAGCCATCCGCCGGCCTCGGACGGGCGTGCCGGG is part of the Plantibacter sp. Leaf314 genome and encodes:
- a CDS encoding NAD(P)/FAD-dependent oxidoreductase, whose protein sequence is MPKILIVGGGYAGFYTAWKLEKQLRRGEAEVTMVDPLPYMTYQPFLPEVAAGSIEPRHAVVSPRRHLKSTNVITAKVTGINHAEKKATITPEIGEPWEVDYDIIVVTAGAVSRTFPIPGVADTAIGLKTIEEAVAIRDRVLSNFDKAANLPAGPERDRLLTFTVVGGGFAGIEVFAELRSFASSLLKFYPQLSFEDTHFHLIEAMGRIMPEVKIETSHWVLKNLAERGALVHLDTQLQSAVDGKIELSTGESFESDLIVWTAGVMANPGVVRGGDLPVEERGRIKTRADLRVGTDDDIVEGAWAAGDVSAVPDLSGGGVGGFCVPNAQHAVRQGKLLAKNITAVLRGEEPKNYFHKNMGAVAGLGIGVGVFQSGNLAIKGLPAWFAHRGYHGLAMPSFERKFRVFGGWWNNFWLGRDIVSLQAVQTPREAFETFASRPKPPADAAAPAAAPAAPAAAEKPARKAPVKRKPKAAPAEAAAPAAEAPSSEAPAAAAAGAPTGAGDEQAYATPAEDVSASK
- a CDS encoding S8 family serine peptidase, which codes for MAVILVVAPALPASADTVRDMQYWLDDYGFTTAWETTKGAGVTVAVIDTGIADGPTELNGAVAGGVDVSGLGSADGRTPVGSEGSEHGTLVASMIAGRGRTGGAGVIGVAPEARLLSISVGFGSEGSTVVPWDEQIATAVRWAVDNGADVINMSLTRNSLDWPTSWDDAFLYAFSHDVVVVAAAGNRGSGTVEVGAPATIPGVLTVAGVDRTGSASFDASSQGITIAVAAPSEQLVGVTPAGSSVQWQGTSGAAPIVSGLVALVRSAWPDLSAADAIERVTATAKQVGDSAQSPIYGAGLIDAERAVSATVGPASTSPEEQLSDWITLYRRAPQDTDPADGFHRPTPEPQPPAIPEGEAVEVRANPFLPTPSTLLYGSLPLALLLGTGSLVALGVIGATRHFKRVLRK
- a CDS encoding DUF501 domain-containing protein → MSTPPFGPVSERDVEIVSAQLGRPARDVVGISARCVCGAPTVVSTAPRLADGTPFPTFYYLTHPAATAAVSSLEATQVMNEYTELLAEDEELRSGYASAHAAYLADRTSIAEVAEIDGISAGGMPVRVKCLHALVGHALAAGPGVNPIGDLALERATWSPEVCACADGQAGLG
- a CDS encoding septum formation initiator family protein yields the protein MKKPSMPAGGEPKGTPPTSGTSSASTAKQRSSASRRPSADKATAPRGAAPSKRAAGATAKPARSATKATRPATKAARSAAAGSSGPRTRTGSTRTAPARPSEAGGWLRSLRLSGFSVLLLGILVLGVVVLAPNLKTFLEQRQQIAVLQASVADTQAKVDAQQAERERWNDQSYVMTQARDRLFYALPGEVSYIIINDVDPASLPTTETPVSDTLVDAKSDWLDGLLASLVATGYSPAPTATDATDPAQTPAPAQTTPAAPPAGG